Proteins from one Mesoplodon densirostris isolate mMesDen1 chromosome 1, mMesDen1 primary haplotype, whole genome shotgun sequence genomic window:
- the SLC16A9 gene encoding monocarboxylate transporter 9 isoform X2: protein MEFKKPPDGGWGWVIVLASLFTQFLCYGSPLAVGVLYIEWLDAFGEGKGKTAWVGSLASGVGLLASLGCGLLYTATVTITCQYFDSRRGLALGLISTGSSIGLFIYAALQRLLIEFYGLDGCLLIVGALALNILACGSLMRPLQSSDCTLPEKLALENIPDRYSIYNEKEKNLEENINILEKTYRGEETCKSTLASGDWKPESLLHKNPTTMAHTKETETYKKKVAERTYFCKQLAKRKWRLYKNYCEETMALFKNKVFLALFITIFLFDIGGFPPSLLMEDVARSSNVKEEEFPMPLISIIGIMTAVGKLILGILADFKWINTLYLYVATLIIMSLALCAIPFAKSYVTLALLSGILGFLTGNWSIFPYVTTKTVGIEKLAHAYGILMFFAGLGNSLGPPIVGWFYDWTHTYDIAFYFSGFCVLLGGFILLLAAVPSWDACNKQLPKPAPATFLYKVASNSSNV from the exons ATGGAATTTAAGAAGCCACCTGACGGTGGCTGGGGCTGGGTGATTGTACTGGCCTCCCTCTTTACTCAGTTTTTGTGTTACGGATCTCCGCTAGCTGTTGGCGTCTTGTACATAGAATGGCTGGACGCCTTTggtgaagggaagggaaaaaCAGCCTGGGTCGGATCCCTTGCAAGTGGAGTTGGCTTGCTTGCAA GTCTCGGATGTGGTTTATTATACACTGCAACAGTGACCATTACGTGCCAGTATTTCGACAGCCGCCGAGGCCTTGCACTTGGCCTGATTTCAACAG GTTCAAGCATTGGACTTTTTATATATGCTGCTCTGCAGAGACTGCTGATTGAGTTCTATGGACTGGACGGATGCCTGCTGATTGTAGGTGCTTTAGCTTTAAATATATTAGCCTGTGGCAGTCTAATGAGACCCCTTCAGTCCTCTGATTGCACTTTGCCTGAAAAATTAGCTCTGGAAAATATACCAGATAGATACTCGAtttacaatgaaaaagaaaagaacctggaagaaaacataaacattcTTGAAAAGACCTACCGTGGTGAGGAAACATGTAAGAGCACTTTAGCCAGTGGTGACTGGAAACCAGAGAGTCTGCTTcataaaaacccaacaacaatGGCACACACAAAAGAGACTGAAACGTACAAAAAGAAAGTTGCAGAACGGACATATTTTTGCAAACAGCTTGCCAAGAGGAAATGGCGGTTATATAAAAACTACTGTGAAGAAACTAtggctctttttaaaaacaaagtatttttagCGCTCTTCATCACcatctttctttttgacatcggAGGGTTTCCACCTTCATTACTTATGGAAGATGTAGCAAGAAGTTCAAATGTGAAAGAAGAAGAGTTTCCTATGCCACTTATTTCCATTATTGGCATTATGACAGCAGTTGGTAAACTCATTTTAGGGATACTGGCTGACTTCAAGTGGATTAATACCTTATATCTTTACGTAGCTACCTTGATAATTATGAGCCTGGCCTTATGTGCAATTCCGTTTGCCAAAAGTTATGTCACGTTGGCACTACTTTCTGGGATCCTAGGGTTtcttactggtaattggtctatCTTTCCTTATGTAACCACGAAGACTGTGGGAATTGAAAAATTAGCCCATGCCTACGGGATATTAATGTTCTTTGCTGGACTTGGAAATAGCCTTGGACCACCAATTGTTG GTTGGTTTTATGACTGGACCCACACCTATgacattgcattttattttagtgGCTTCTGCGTCCTGCTGGGAGGTTTTATTCTGCTGCTGGCAGCCGTGCCTTCCTGGGATGCATGCAACAAGCAACTCCCCAAGCCAGCTCCAGCAACCTTTTTGTACAAAGTTGCCTCTAATTCTTCTAATGTTTAG
- the SLC16A9 gene encoding monocarboxylate transporter 9 isoform X3, which translates to MVAGGLMLSSFAPNIYFLFFSYGIVVGLGCGLLYTATVTITCQYFDSRRGLALGLISTGSSIGLFIYAALQRLLIEFYGLDGCLLIVGALALNILACGSLMRPLQSSDCTLPEKLALENIPDRYSIYNEKEKNLEENINILEKTYRGEETCKSTLASGDWKPESLLHKNPTTMAHTKETETYKKKVAERTYFCKQLAKRKWRLYKNYCEETMALFKNKVFLALFITIFLFDIGGFPPSLLMEDVARSSNVKEEEFPMPLISIIGIMTAVGKLILGILADFKWINTLYLYVATLIIMSLALCAIPFAKSYVTLALLSGILGFLTGNWSIFPYVTTKTVGIEKLAHAYGILMFFAGLGNSLGPPIVGWFYDWTHTYDIAFYFSGFCVLLGGFILLLAAVPSWDACNKQLPKPAPATFLYKVASNSSNV; encoded by the exons ATGGTGGCAGGAGGCCTCATGTTGAGCAGTTTTGCCCCCAatatctactttctgtttttttcctatgGCATTGTTGTAG GTCTCGGATGTGGTTTATTATACACTGCAACAGTGACCATTACGTGCCAGTATTTCGACAGCCGCCGAGGCCTTGCACTTGGCCTGATTTCAACAG GTTCAAGCATTGGACTTTTTATATATGCTGCTCTGCAGAGACTGCTGATTGAGTTCTATGGACTGGACGGATGCCTGCTGATTGTAGGTGCTTTAGCTTTAAATATATTAGCCTGTGGCAGTCTAATGAGACCCCTTCAGTCCTCTGATTGCACTTTGCCTGAAAAATTAGCTCTGGAAAATATACCAGATAGATACTCGAtttacaatgaaaaagaaaagaacctggaagaaaacataaacattcTTGAAAAGACCTACCGTGGTGAGGAAACATGTAAGAGCACTTTAGCCAGTGGTGACTGGAAACCAGAGAGTCTGCTTcataaaaacccaacaacaatGGCACACACAAAAGAGACTGAAACGTACAAAAAGAAAGTTGCAGAACGGACATATTTTTGCAAACAGCTTGCCAAGAGGAAATGGCGGTTATATAAAAACTACTGTGAAGAAACTAtggctctttttaaaaacaaagtatttttagCGCTCTTCATCACcatctttctttttgacatcggAGGGTTTCCACCTTCATTACTTATGGAAGATGTAGCAAGAAGTTCAAATGTGAAAGAAGAAGAGTTTCCTATGCCACTTATTTCCATTATTGGCATTATGACAGCAGTTGGTAAACTCATTTTAGGGATACTGGCTGACTTCAAGTGGATTAATACCTTATATCTTTACGTAGCTACCTTGATAATTATGAGCCTGGCCTTATGTGCAATTCCGTTTGCCAAAAGTTATGTCACGTTGGCACTACTTTCTGGGATCCTAGGGTTtcttactggtaattggtctatCTTTCCTTATGTAACCACGAAGACTGTGGGAATTGAAAAATTAGCCCATGCCTACGGGATATTAATGTTCTTTGCTGGACTTGGAAATAGCCTTGGACCACCAATTGTTG GTTGGTTTTATGACTGGACCCACACCTATgacattgcattttattttagtgGCTTCTGCGTCCTGCTGGGAGGTTTTATTCTGCTGCTGGCAGCCGTGCCTTCCTGGGATGCATGCAACAAGCAACTCCCCAAGCCAGCTCCAGCAACCTTTTTGTACAAAGTTGCCTCTAATTCTTCTAATGTTTAG
- the SLC16A9 gene encoding monocarboxylate transporter 9 isoform X1, giving the protein MEFKKPPDGGWGWVIVLASLFTQFLCYGSPLAVGVLYIEWLDAFGEGKGKTAWVGSLASGVGLLASPVCSLCVSSFGARAVTIFSGFMVAGGLMLSSFAPNIYFLFFSYGIVVGLGCGLLYTATVTITCQYFDSRRGLALGLISTGSSIGLFIYAALQRLLIEFYGLDGCLLIVGALALNILACGSLMRPLQSSDCTLPEKLALENIPDRYSIYNEKEKNLEENINILEKTYRGEETCKSTLASGDWKPESLLHKNPTTMAHTKETETYKKKVAERTYFCKQLAKRKWRLYKNYCEETMALFKNKVFLALFITIFLFDIGGFPPSLLMEDVARSSNVKEEEFPMPLISIIGIMTAVGKLILGILADFKWINTLYLYVATLIIMSLALCAIPFAKSYVTLALLSGILGFLTGNWSIFPYVTTKTVGIEKLAHAYGILMFFAGLGNSLGPPIVGWFYDWTHTYDIAFYFSGFCVLLGGFILLLAAVPSWDACNKQLPKPAPATFLYKVASNSSNV; this is encoded by the exons ATGGAATTTAAGAAGCCACCTGACGGTGGCTGGGGCTGGGTGATTGTACTGGCCTCCCTCTTTACTCAGTTTTTGTGTTACGGATCTCCGCTAGCTGTTGGCGTCTTGTACATAGAATGGCTGGACGCCTTTggtgaagggaagggaaaaaCAGCCTGGGTCGGATCCCTTGCAAGTGGAGTTGGCTTGCTTGCAA gtCCTGTGTGCAGCCTGTGTGTCTCATCTTTTGGAGCAAGAGCCGTGACAATCTTCAGTGGCTTCATGGTGGCAGGAGGCCTCATGTTGAGCAGTTTTGCCCCCAatatctactttctgtttttttcctatgGCATTGTTGTAG GTCTCGGATGTGGTTTATTATACACTGCAACAGTGACCATTACGTGCCAGTATTTCGACAGCCGCCGAGGCCTTGCACTTGGCCTGATTTCAACAG GTTCAAGCATTGGACTTTTTATATATGCTGCTCTGCAGAGACTGCTGATTGAGTTCTATGGACTGGACGGATGCCTGCTGATTGTAGGTGCTTTAGCTTTAAATATATTAGCCTGTGGCAGTCTAATGAGACCCCTTCAGTCCTCTGATTGCACTTTGCCTGAAAAATTAGCTCTGGAAAATATACCAGATAGATACTCGAtttacaatgaaaaagaaaagaacctggaagaaaacataaacattcTTGAAAAGACCTACCGTGGTGAGGAAACATGTAAGAGCACTTTAGCCAGTGGTGACTGGAAACCAGAGAGTCTGCTTcataaaaacccaacaacaatGGCACACACAAAAGAGACTGAAACGTACAAAAAGAAAGTTGCAGAACGGACATATTTTTGCAAACAGCTTGCCAAGAGGAAATGGCGGTTATATAAAAACTACTGTGAAGAAACTAtggctctttttaaaaacaaagtatttttagCGCTCTTCATCACcatctttctttttgacatcggAGGGTTTCCACCTTCATTACTTATGGAAGATGTAGCAAGAAGTTCAAATGTGAAAGAAGAAGAGTTTCCTATGCCACTTATTTCCATTATTGGCATTATGACAGCAGTTGGTAAACTCATTTTAGGGATACTGGCTGACTTCAAGTGGATTAATACCTTATATCTTTACGTAGCTACCTTGATAATTATGAGCCTGGCCTTATGTGCAATTCCGTTTGCCAAAAGTTATGTCACGTTGGCACTACTTTCTGGGATCCTAGGGTTtcttactggtaattggtctatCTTTCCTTATGTAACCACGAAGACTGTGGGAATTGAAAAATTAGCCCATGCCTACGGGATATTAATGTTCTTTGCTGGACTTGGAAATAGCCTTGGACCACCAATTGTTG GTTGGTTTTATGACTGGACCCACACCTATgacattgcattttattttagtgGCTTCTGCGTCCTGCTGGGAGGTTTTATTCTGCTGCTGGCAGCCGTGCCTTCCTGGGATGCATGCAACAAGCAACTCCCCAAGCCAGCTCCAGCAACCTTTTTGTACAAAGTTGCCTCTAATTCTTCTAATGTTTAG